The bacterium genome segment CGCTTCGGTACCTCGCGTCGTCGGGGCATGAACGCGTCCTTCCTGTTCCTGATCTCGGATCGTGACGATCCGAATGCACGAAACCGACGCGCCTAACACGCATCGGTTTCGTGGAATTGAATCACTTGGGCTTCTTGGCGCCGTACTTCGAGCGGCTCTGGTTCCGGCCTTCGACGCCCGTCGCGTCGAGGGAACCGCGCACGATGTGGTAACGGACACCGGGGAGATCCTTCACACGACCACCGCGAACGAGCACCACCGAGTGCTCCTGGAGCGTGTGTCCCTCACCGCCGATGTAGGCGTTGACCTCGTTGCCGTTCGTCAGGCGCACACGAGCGACCTTCCGAAGCGCCGAGTTCGGCTTCTTCGGCGTCGCGGTGAACACGCGCAGACAAACGCCACGACGCTGCGGGCAGCTCGTGAGGTCCGGGGACTTCGATCGGGACGGCTTCGGCTTACGTCCCTTTCGGATCAGCTGTTGAATCGTGGGCATGGGGAGGTGCTTCGCTCCTGCTGCTTGTTTCTTCTTTGTTAGGCCCGCATCGCGAGTGATGCAGGTCAGCGACACGGGCTCGTGAACGCTGCCGATGGACACTCGAGAGAGCTCTCTTCGAAACCCCCGCCAAGTTCGCATGGCGGATCTCAGAGACAGCACGACCCCGTGGTTCCGTTTCACGAATCCGAAGAGACCGGAGCCAAGCTCGGGCCACCTCTCCGAAAAAAGGAAACGAACCGCGGGGTTGAAGGACTGCCGGGGTTCCGAAGCGGCGGGAATCTATGCCGCCTGCGGGGCGGTGTCAACGGCCCCGGGGAAGCTGGACCGGACGGCTGCGGGGACCGGCACGCGTCCCGGAACCACCCCGCCCGGGCCGACGAAGGCGCGACGAACGAGCCCCCGTCCGGCCGGGCCGAACGGGGGCGATTCTTCGTACGGAGCCAGGGAATTCCCCCAAGGGAACCCCTCGTTCGTGGCTCAGCTCTCGAACGATCCGCCTTCGGCGGGCTCGGCCGGGCTTGCGAAGAGTCCGGCGACGGGCGCCTCCCCTTCCGGCGTGATGGTCTCGCCACCGAAGGAGGACGTGCCGAACTCGCCGCCGAGCTCGCCCGCCTCGGCGGTGTCGAACTCGAAGCCCTCCGGCACCTCGACCTGGATCCCCATGTCGGCGTACTTCGAGAGCCCGGTTCCGGCCGGGATCAGCCGCCCCATGATCACGTTCTCCTTGAGCCCGCGCAGGAAGTCGTTCTTGCCCCAGATCGCGGCTTCCGTGAGGACCTTCGTGGTCTCCTGGAAGGACGCGGCGGAGATGAACGACTCCGTCGAGAGCGAGGCCTTCGTGATGCCCAGGAGCTGCGTCTCCGCCGTCGGCACCTGCTTGCCCTCTTCCTCGAACTCTGCGCACAGCTGTCGGTAGGTCGCCTTCTCCACCTGCTCGCCGATCAGCCAGTCCGAGTCGCCCGGATCGACGATCCGGACCTTGCGGACCATCTGGCGAACGATCGTCTCGATGTGCTTGTCGTTGATCTTCACGCCCTGCAGGCGGTAGACCTCCTGCACCTCGTCGACCAGGTACTTCGCGAGCTCCTTCTCGCCCTTGATCTTGAGGATGTCGTGCGGGTTGGACGAGCCGTCCATGAGCGCGTCACCGGCGCGGACCCGATCCCCCTCGTGCACCGACACGTGCTTGCCCTTCGGAATCAGGTATTCCTCGGGCTCACCCTCTTCCGGAGTCACGATCACACGACGCTTGCCGCGCGAATCCGGGCCGAAGGACACGATGCCTTCGATCTCGGAGACGACGGCGCACTCCTTCGGCTTCCGGGCTTCGAAGAGCTCGGCCACTCGCGGCAGACCGCCGGTGATGTCCTTCGTCTTCGAGGCCTCTCGCGGGATCTTCGCGACGACCTGGCCGGCGGTGACTTCCTCGCCCTCGTTGACCGAGAGATAGGCGCCGACCGGGAGCAGCGACTTCGACTCCGCGTCGCCGTCGATCTCGTTGATCGAGATCTGCGGCCGCAGGGAAGAGTCCTTCGACTCGATGATCACCTTCGAAGACACACCCGTGAAGTCGTCCACCTGCTCCTGCATGGTGGCGCCTTCGATGATGTCGTTGAAGCCGACCGTACCTCGCATCTCGGAGAGGATCGGGCTGGCGAAGGGATCCCAGTCGAGAAGCACGTCGCCGGGCTTCACCTGCTGGCCTTCCTTCACGCGCAGCGTGGCACCGTAGACGACCGGGTGACGCTCCTTCTCGCGGCCGCTCGCGTCGACGATGCCGACCTCGCCGTTTCGCGTCATCACCGTCTCGCGACCCTCGTTGTCGATCACGGTCCGGATGCTGTGGAGCTTGATCGAGCCTTCGCTCGCCGCCTCGGCGTGGGACTGCTCGGCCCGTCGCGTCGCCGCACCACCGATGTGGAATGTCCGCATCGTGAGCTGCGTCCCGGGCTCACCGATCGACTGTGCAGCGATCACGCCGACCGCCTCGCCGAGGTTCACCATGGTGCCGCGGGAAAGATCGCGGCCGTAGCACTTCACGCAGACGCCGTAGAGGCTCGCGCACGTGAGCACCGATCGGATCTTCACGCTCTCGATGCCCGCGTTCTCGATGGTGCGGACACGGTCCTCGTCGATCTCCTCGCCGGAGGTGACCAGAACCTCGCCGCTGACCGGGTCGAGCACGTCGCCCTGGGCCGTTCGACCGAGGAGGCGCTCGCCGAGGGGCTCGACGATCTCGCCGGCCTCGATCAACGCCGTCGTCTGCAGACCGTCATCGGTTCCGCAGTCCTCTTCCCGAACGATCACGTCCTGGGACACGTCGACCAGGCGGCGAGTCAGGTAACCCGAGTTCGCCGTCTTGAGCGCCGTGTCCGCGAGGCCCTTTCGGGCACCGTGGGTCGAGATGAAGTACTGGAGGACCGAGAGGCCTTCACGGAAGTTCGAAGTGATCGGAGTCTCGATGATCGCGCCCGAGGGCTTGGCCATGAGACCACGCATGCCGGCCAGCTGACGCATCTGCTGCGCCGAACCACGCGCGCCCGAGTCCGCCATCATGTAGATGTTGTTGAAGCTCGGGACCTGGCTCTCGTTGCCTTCCGCGTCGACGTAGGTGTCGGTCGCGATGCCGTCGAGGAGCTGCTGGGTGATCTGCTCCGTAGCCTGCGCCCAGATGTCGACCACCTTGTTGTAGCGCTCGCCGTCCGTGATCAGACCTTCCTGGTACTGATCCTGGATCTGGGTGACCTCCTCGGTCGCCTCGGCGAGGAAGCGCTCCTTGTCCGGCGGAATGCGCATGTCGTCGATGCAGATCGACATGCCCGCACGGGTCGCATTCTTGTACCCGAGAGTCCGGAGCGCGTCCGCGAGGAGGACCGTCGCCTTGTTGCCCATTCGGCGGTAGCACTGGTCGATCAGCTCACCGAGCGCCTTCTTGTCCATCACCTGATTGACGAACTCGAAGGGCACCTCGTTCGGAACGACCTCGCGCATGAGGATCCGGCCCGTGGTCGTCTCGACCATCTCACCGTCCATCATCACGCCGATCGACGCGTGGATGTCGAGCACCCCGGCGTCGTAGGCGACGATGACCTCTTCCTCGGTCGCGAACTTCATGTCCTCGCCCATCACGCCCGGACGCTCGCGCGTCATGTAGTAGGCGCCGAGGACGATGTCCTGGGACGGGCCGATGATCGGGCGGCCGGTCGCGGGGCTGAGGATGTTGTTGGTCGACATCATCAGCACGCGCGCTTCGATCTGCGCCTCGACCGAGAGCGGCACGTGGACCGCCATCTGGTCACCGTCGAAGTCCGCGTTGAACGCGGCGCAAACGAGCGGGTGGAGCTGGATCGCCTTGCCCTCGATCAGCATCGGCTCGAAGGCCTGCATGCCGAGGCGGTGGAGCGTGGGAGCGCGGTTCAGGAGGATCGGATGCTCCTTGATCACCTCCGCCAGGATGTCCCACACCTCGGGGCGCTCGTGCTCGACCATCTTGCGCGCGGCCTTGATGGTCGTGACGAAGCCCTGCTGCTCGAGCTTCGAGTAGATGAAGGGCTTGAAGAGCTCGAGGGCCATCCGGTTCGGAAGTCCGCACTGGTGGAGCCGGAGCTCCGGACCGACGACGATCACCGAACGTCCCGAGTAGTCGACGCGCTTCCCGAGCAGGTTCTGCCGGAAGCGACCCGACTTGCCCTTCAGCATGTCGGAGAGGCTCTTCAGCGGACGCTTCGACGGACCCGTGATCACGCGTCCGCGTCGTCCGTTGTCGAACAACGCGTCCACCGCTTCCTGAAGCATGCGCTTCTCGTTGCGGATGATGACCTCGGGCGCGTTCAGCTCCTGAAGGCGCTTGAGCCGGTTGTTCCGATTGATGACCCTGCGGTAGAGGTCGTTCAGGTCCGAGGTCGCGAAGCGACCCCCGTCCAGGGGAACCAGCGGTCGCAGGTCCGGCGGGATCACCGGCACGACCTCGAGAATCATGAACTCGGGGCTGTTCACCTCGGATTCGCGGAAGGCGTCGAGCACCTTGAGGCGCTTGGCGATCTTCTTGCGCTTCGCCTCGGACGTGGCCTCGCGCATCTCCTCGCGGAGTCGCGTGCACTCACCCTCGACGTCGAGCTCCTCGAGGAGACGGCGGACGCTCTCTGCGCCGATGCCGACCTCGAAGGCGTCGCGACCATACTGCTCGCGCAGCTCGATCAGGCGCTCGTCGGTGACGAGCTCACCCTTCTCGAGCTCCGTGTCCTTCGGGTCGAGAACGACGTGGGCCTCGAAGTAGAGGACCTTCTCGAGGTCACGCAGGGTGATCTCGAGGATGTTGCCGATCCGCGACGGCAGCGACTTGAGGAACCAGATGTGGGCCACCGGCGAAGCCAGCGTGATGTGCCCCATGCGCTCGCGGCGCACCTTCGACTGAATGACCTCGACGCCGCACTTCTCGCAGACGACGCCCCGGTGCTTCATGCGCTTGTACTTGCCGCAGTTGCACTCGTAGTCCTTGACCGGACCGAAGATCTTGGCGCAGAAAAGTCCATCCCTCTCGGGTTTGAAGGTCCGATAGTTGATGGTCTCGGGCTTCTTCACTTCGCCGAATGACCACTCGCGGACCTTGTCCGGCGAGGCCAGCGAGATTCGGAGCGAATCGAAGGCCAGCGGGTCCTTGGGCTTCTCGAAGAGATTGTAGAGATCGCGCATGAGCACCCCCTTAACGGGTTCGGCGAGATGGGTCGCCTTGGTCTGACTCGTGCGCGGCCGGAGGCCGCGCACGCGGGTAGAGAGAAGATCGCGCTGCCCGTGGACAGCGCGACGCTGCGGGCTAGGTCTCTTCCCTCATTTCGATGTCCAGTCCAAGCGCTTGGAGCTCCTTCACCAACACGTTGAAGCTCTCCGGAAGACCGGGCTCCAGCGTGTTCTCGCCCTTCACGATCGATTCGTAGATCCGGGTTCGACCCTGGACGTCGTCCGACTTGACCGTGAGGAACTCCTGGAGACCGAAGGCGGCGCCGTACGCTTCGAGCGCCCAGACCTCCATCTCGCCCAGGCGCTGGCCACCGAACTGCGCCTTACCACCCAGCGGCTGCTGGGTGACCAGGCTGTACGGGCCGATCGATCGGGCATGCATCTTGTCATCCGCCAGATGGTGGAGCTTCAGCATGTAGATCGTGCCGACGGTGACGTCGCGGTCGAAGGCTTCTCCCGTTCGACCATCGAAGAGCACCATCTGCCCCGAGGTCGGCAGCTCCGCCCGGTTGAGCTCTTCCTTGACCGCCTGCTCGGAAGCACCGTCGAAGACCGCCGTACCCATGTGGATGCCGCGCTGGATGTTCTCCGCCATCGACGTGACCGCCTCCTCCGAGGCGTTGGCGATCTGCTGGCCGATCTCGTCGTCGTCGTAGATCTCCTGGAGCTTCGTCCGGATCTCCTCCGTCGTCGCCGCCTTCTCCATCATCCGTTCGATCTGCTTGCCGAGCCCGTGGGCGGCCCAGCCGAGGTGCGTCTCGAGGATCTGTCCGATGTTCATGCGCGAGGGCACGCCCAGCGGATTCAGGACGATGTCGACGGGGGTGCCGTCGGGCATGTAGGGCATGTCCTCCTCGGGAAGAATCCGAGAAATGACGCCCTTGTTGCCGTGGCGGCCCGCCATCTTGTCGCCGACGGAGAGCTTGCGCTTGATGGCCACGTAGACCTTGACCATCTTGAACACGCCCGGCGGGAGTTCGTCGCCCTTCTTGAGGCGAGCGATCTTCTCGTCGAAGACGGCCTTGATGACCATGGCCTGCTCTTCCACGTGGTGGAAGACGCGGTCCACGTTCTCCTGGGTCTTGGCATCCGTGACCTGGATCTCGCGCCAGCGGCGATCCGGGATCTCGCGGATGATGTCCTCGGTGATCGAGTCACCGGAGGCCAGCCAC includes the following:
- the rpsL gene encoding 30S ribosomal protein S12, which encodes MPTIQQLIRKGRKPKPSRSKSPDLTSCPQRRGVCLRVFTATPKKPNSALRKVARVRLTNGNEVNAYIGGEGHTLQEHSVVLVRGGRVKDLPGVRYHIVRGSLDATGVEGRNQSRSKYGAKKPK
- the rpoC gene encoding DNA-directed RNA polymerase subunit beta', whose translation is MRDLYNLFEKPKDPLAFDSLRISLASPDKVREWSFGEVKKPETINYRTFKPERDGLFCAKIFGPVKDYECNCGKYKRMKHRGVVCEKCGVEVIQSKVRRERMGHITLASPVAHIWFLKSLPSRIGNILEITLRDLEKVLYFEAHVVLDPKDTELEKGELVTDERLIELREQYGRDAFEVGIGAESVRRLLEELDVEGECTRLREEMREATSEAKRKKIAKRLKVLDAFRESEVNSPEFMILEVVPVIPPDLRPLVPLDGGRFATSDLNDLYRRVINRNNRLKRLQELNAPEVIIRNEKRMLQEAVDALFDNGRRGRVITGPSKRPLKSLSDMLKGKSGRFRQNLLGKRVDYSGRSVIVVGPELRLHQCGLPNRMALELFKPFIYSKLEQQGFVTTIKAARKMVEHERPEVWDILAEVIKEHPILLNRAPTLHRLGMQAFEPMLIEGKAIQLHPLVCAAFNADFDGDQMAVHVPLSVEAQIEARVLMMSTNNILSPATGRPIIGPSQDIVLGAYYMTRERPGVMGEDMKFATEEEVIVAYDAGVLDIHASIGVMMDGEMVETTTGRILMREVVPNEVPFEFVNQVMDKKALGELIDQCYRRMGNKATVLLADALRTLGYKNATRAGMSICIDDMRIPPDKERFLAEATEEVTQIQDQYQEGLITDGERYNKVVDIWAQATEQITQQLLDGIATDTYVDAEGNESQVPSFNNIYMMADSGARGSAQQMRQLAGMRGLMAKPSGAIIETPITSNFREGLSVLQYFISTHGARKGLADTALKTANSGYLTRRLVDVSQDVIVREEDCGTDDGLQTTALIEAGEIVEPLGERLLGRTAQGDVLDPVSGEVLVTSGEEIDEDRVRTIENAGIESVKIRSVLTCASLYGVCVKCYGRDLSRGTMVNLGEAVGVIAAQSIGEPGTQLTMRTFHIGGAATRRAEQSHAEAASEGSIKLHSIRTVIDNEGRETVMTRNGEVGIVDASGREKERHPVVYGATLRVKEGQQVKPGDVLLDWDPFASPILSEMRGTVGFNDIIEGATMQEQVDDFTGVSSKVIIESKDSSLRPQISINEIDGDAESKSLLPVGAYLSVNEGEEVTAGQVVAKIPREASKTKDITGGLPRVAELFEARKPKECAVVSEIEGIVSFGPDSRGKRRVIVTPEEGEPEEYLIPKGKHVSVHEGDRVRAGDALMDGSSNPHDILKIKGEKELAKYLVDEVQEVYRLQGVKINDKHIETIVRQMVRKVRIVDPGDSDWLIGEQVEKATYRQLCAEFEEEGKQVPTAETQLLGITKASLSTESFISAASFQETTKVLTEAAIWGKNDFLRGLKENVIMGRLIPAGTGLSKYADMGIQVEVPEGFEFDTAEAGELGGEFGTSSFGGETITPEGEAPVAGLFASPAEPAEGGSFES